In a single window of the Renibacterium salmoninarum ATCC 33209 genome:
- a CDS encoding MarR family winged helix-turn-helix transcriptional regulator, translated as MTYANYVETRKKISPLAVELRMAVMRTSRRLRVEATSESVTAGKFTVLALLGKGPLTLRELANAEHVQAPSMTRTVNGLEEAGLVRRTPHPTDGRQILADLTEQGREILTDTRQCRTEWLEKRLAKLSNEERRTLREAAEILQRVAAK; from the coding sequence ATGACTTATGCTAACTATGTGGAAACTCGAAAAAAGATCTCACCGCTCGCCGTCGAACTGCGAATGGCGGTGATGCGTACCTCGAGAAGACTTCGAGTTGAAGCCACTAGCGAGAGCGTGACGGCCGGGAAGTTTACGGTACTTGCCCTCTTAGGAAAAGGTCCTTTGACGTTGCGTGAATTGGCGAATGCTGAGCACGTTCAGGCACCGTCAATGACTCGAACTGTCAACGGGCTGGAAGAAGCTGGATTGGTTCGCCGGACGCCACATCCGACCGACGGCCGGCAAATCCTCGCGGATCTCACCGAGCAAGGGCGAGAAATCTTGACTGATACCCGGCAGTGTCGCACCGAATGGTTAGAAAAGCGCTTAGCCAAGCTTAGTAACGAAGAACGAAGAACGCTTCGCGAAGCGGCCGAGATCTTGCAGCGAGTGGCGGCTAAATGA
- a CDS encoding transglycosylase, translating into MANQAKGRRSLARHAALPGEANSATSTSVAGERGRRRAPIQKSTLGLLWEATPKVPTQRVAALAVAGILVAGISTTAPTQAASNVTAQSPSKASVVTADATANLSFVRVVSTSTPSANKPGTNAASSDVQALNDPSAAQAFAASQLASLGWGQDQMSCLVSLWNRESSWKTTAENPSSLAYGIAQSLPAEKMASTGADYRTNYKTQITWGLGYIKQRYGSPCGAWGHSQSVGWY; encoded by the coding sequence GTGGCTAATCAAGCCAAAGGACGCCGCAGCTTGGCGCGCCATGCAGCCCTACCCGGCGAAGCAAATAGCGCAACCAGCACCTCGGTAGCGGGCGAACGCGGACGGCGCAGAGCCCCCATCCAGAAAAGCACCCTTGGGCTTTTGTGGGAGGCCACGCCAAAGGTTCCTACCCAGCGGGTAGCTGCCTTAGCGGTAGCCGGAATCCTCGTCGCCGGCATCAGCACCACTGCACCGACGCAAGCTGCCTCCAACGTCACTGCACAGAGCCCCAGCAAGGCCTCGGTAGTTACCGCTGACGCAACAGCAAACCTAAGCTTCGTCCGGGTCGTTTCCACGTCGACGCCGTCAGCTAATAAGCCCGGCACCAACGCCGCTTCCTCGGATGTCCAAGCCTTAAACGACCCGAGTGCCGCCCAGGCGTTCGCTGCTAGCCAGCTGGCCAGCCTCGGTTGGGGTCAAGACCAAATGAGTTGCTTGGTCTCACTGTGGAACCGCGAATCAAGCTGGAAGACCACTGCGGAGAACCCGTCTTCGTTGGCCTATGGCATTGCGCAGTCCCTGCCCGCAGAGAAAATGGCAAGTACCGGAGCGGATTACCGCACCAACTACAAGACTCAGATCACCTGGGGATTGGGCTACATCAAGCAGCGTTACGGGAGCCCCTGCGGCGCCTGGGGTCACTCGCAGTCCGTTGGCTGGTACTGA
- the upp gene encoding uracil phosphoribosyltransferase, whose amino-acid sequence MRVLVVDHPLVAHKLTVLRDKNTPSPVFRQLTEELVTLLAYEATREVRVEEVSIETPVTKTVGTGLVKPTPLVVPILRAGLGMLEGMTRLLPTAEVGFLGMARNEETLEAITYAERLPEDLTGRQVYVLDPMLATGATLREAIKFLFARRALDITCICLLGAPEGIEALREQHEGANVTIVLASIDEGLNEKAYIVPGLGDAGDRLYGVVG is encoded by the coding sequence ATGCGCGTTCTGGTTGTTGACCACCCCCTTGTTGCCCACAAGCTCACCGTTTTGCGGGATAAAAACACTCCTTCGCCGGTTTTTCGGCAGCTCACCGAAGAATTGGTGACCTTGCTGGCCTATGAAGCGACCCGCGAGGTTCGGGTTGAAGAGGTGAGCATTGAAACGCCGGTAACCAAGACAGTGGGCACCGGTTTAGTGAAGCCGACGCCGCTTGTGGTGCCAATTTTGCGGGCAGGCCTGGGCATGCTCGAAGGTATGACCCGGTTGCTGCCGACCGCCGAGGTTGGCTTCCTCGGTATGGCTCGTAATGAGGAAACTCTGGAAGCAATAACTTACGCCGAACGGCTGCCTGAGGATCTCACTGGTCGCCAGGTTTACGTTTTGGACCCGATGCTGGCAACCGGTGCAACATTGCGCGAAGCAATCAAGTTTCTGTTCGCTCGTAGAGCGCTGGACATCACTTGTATCTGCTTGCTGGGCGCCCCGGAAGGCATCGAAGCGTTGCGCGAACAGCATGAGGGAGCCAACGTCACGATTGTGTTGGCTTCGATCGATGAAGGCTTGAACGAAAAGGCATACATTGTGCCCGGCCTAGGTGACGCGGGTGACCGGCTCTACGGCGTCGTCGGCTAA
- a CDS encoding nucleoside deaminase translates to MGAALVEAQAALQTEDVPIGAVVLDASGNVVGTGRNRREADGDPTAHAEVLALRAAAEATGSWRLDGCTLVVTLEPCAMCAGAIVLAKVPRVVFGAWDAKAGAAGSVFEILREPRLNHWVEVYPGVREAESAILLREFFAGHRQG, encoded by the coding sequence ATGGGGGCTGCCCTCGTCGAAGCGCAGGCGGCATTACAAACCGAAGATGTCCCGATCGGCGCCGTTGTCTTAGATGCTTCTGGCAACGTGGTTGGCACGGGCAGAAATCGACGCGAAGCCGACGGCGACCCCACCGCACACGCGGAAGTACTGGCCCTACGTGCGGCCGCTGAGGCAACTGGCTCCTGGCGGCTCGACGGCTGCACCTTGGTGGTCACCTTGGAACCGTGTGCCATGTGTGCTGGCGCCATTGTGCTGGCCAAAGTGCCGCGAGTGGTGTTTGGTGCTTGGGACGCCAAGGCGGGCGCAGCTGGCTCGGTGTTCGAAATCCTGCGCGAACCGCGCCTCAATCATTGGGTGGAAGTGTACCCAGGCGTCCGGGAAGCTGAATCTGCCATCCTCTTACGCGAGTTTTTCGCCGGACATCGGCAGGGCTGA
- a CDS encoding GtrA family protein → MATRSNLLRSSWRFAVVGLTSNLLGYLLFVVLSLFGASAFIALTASFLLSMVISYFGNRGFTFAHQGAAGRSAAKFLAVAAFAYAFNFGILMALCTALGLPANRGAVLCHRLRSTMHFHADAFMGISIRQD, encoded by the coding sequence ATGGCCACTCGAAGCAATCTGTTGCGGTCTTCCTGGCGGTTCGCCGTCGTCGGCTTGACCAGCAACTTACTTGGATACCTACTTTTCGTCGTCCTGTCCCTGTTTGGTGCATCAGCTTTCATCGCCCTGACCGCGAGCTTTTTGCTGAGCATGGTGATCAGCTACTTTGGCAATCGCGGTTTTACCTTTGCGCATCAGGGAGCTGCCGGACGCTCGGCTGCGAAATTCCTTGCTGTGGCAGCATTTGCTTACGCATTCAACTTCGGCATCCTCATGGCTCTTTGTACAGCTTTGGGGCTTCCCGCAAATCGTGGTGCAGTTCTTTGCCATCGGCTGCGTAGCACTATGCACTTTCACGCTGATGCGTTTATGGGTATTTCGATCAGACAAGACTAA
- a CDS encoding helix-turn-helix domain-containing protein, with protein sequence MAQQEGPAMAARVARGMVMYARRNGNAPQQSGILRHRAHLTDLVHRAQDIVDERFRERLPLTELSHAVGVSERTLTRAFTDSLQLSPLRYQQLLRLEEAESLIEHGSTVESAAAAVGFDDARMLRRLRSHRP encoded by the coding sequence GTGGCGCAACAAGAGGGGCCAGCAATGGCAGCGCGGGTGGCTCGCGGAATGGTGATGTACGCCCGACGCAACGGTAATGCGCCGCAACAAAGCGGGATTCTTCGGCATCGGGCACATCTGACCGATCTGGTGCACCGCGCTCAGGACATCGTCGATGAAAGATTTCGTGAACGCTTACCGCTGACCGAGCTCTCGCATGCTGTAGGCGTCAGCGAGCGCACTTTGACCCGGGCGTTTACCGATTCACTTCAGCTCTCGCCACTGCGCTACCAGCAGCTGTTGCGCTTAGAGGAAGCGGAATCCTTGATTGAGCATGGGAGCACGGTGGAATCGGCGGCAGCAGCTGTCGGATTCGATGACGCGCGGATGCTTAGGCGGCTACGTTCCCATCGGCCTTAG
- a CDS encoding DJ-1/PfpI family protein: MTIIAIPVMDRVHLLDLAGPAQVFGDAAALGSDFELCFIKDGEQPISSAQGLALAPESKWPDLSVTDLILVPGGSAPEVKSASILSSASLQRLSEHGSRGGRVASVCSGAISLGLAGLLDGRRCTTHHELQQGLAARFPAANVISDVLLPRTATF; the protein is encoded by the coding sequence ATGACGATCATTGCAATACCTGTGATGGATCGGGTGCACTTGCTTGACTTGGCTGGCCCCGCGCAGGTTTTCGGTGACGCGGCAGCGCTTGGTTCCGATTTTGAGCTCTGCTTTATCAAAGATGGCGAGCAGCCGATTTCCTCTGCGCAAGGACTCGCTCTTGCCCCCGAGTCAAAGTGGCCGGATCTTTCCGTTACTGATCTCATCTTGGTCCCGGGTGGGTCAGCGCCAGAGGTCAAGTCGGCGTCGATCCTCAGTTCAGCGAGCCTGCAACGACTCAGCGAGCACGGCAGCCGCGGTGGGCGGGTGGCGAGTGTCTGTTCCGGTGCGATATCGCTTGGCTTGGCGGGTCTGCTTGATGGTCGGCGCTGCACCACCCATCACGAACTTCAGCAGGGACTGGCCGCCAGATTCCCGGCAGCAAACGTCATTTCTGACGTCCTTTTACCGAGGACGGCAACATTCTGA
- a CDS encoding cysteine hydrolase family protein, whose amino-acid sequence MRALLVIDVQESFRQRENWAVISDPNIAAKVSQLVEHSRRAGDAVLWVLHVEPGTGNVFDPELGFTRPIEGLEPISAEPIFTKTSHNASSATGLQQYLVSHGIDELRICGIRTEQCCETTARVASDFGYPVEFVINATATQPIEHWTAEAGRSFTEVLADPLTLGTNEIIERTSYALAGRFASIVTLDEVLSR is encoded by the coding sequence ATGAGAGCCCTTTTAGTAATAGACGTCCAAGAGTCATTTCGGCAACGCGAGAACTGGGCCGTAATTTCTGATCCGAATATCGCAGCCAAAGTTTCCCAACTGGTGGAGCATTCTCGACGCGCTGGCGATGCCGTGCTGTGGGTTTTGCATGTGGAACCAGGCACCGGCAATGTCTTCGATCCTGAGCTGGGCTTTACTCGCCCGATTGAAGGCCTTGAGCCGATCTCGGCCGAACCTATTTTCACTAAGACTTCACATAACGCCTCCAGCGCTACCGGGTTACAGCAGTATTTGGTGAGCCACGGCATTGATGAATTGCGTATTTGCGGGATCCGAACCGAACAGTGCTGCGAGACCACTGCGCGTGTGGCCAGCGATTTTGGTTACCCAGTGGAATTCGTGATTAATGCTACGGCGACTCAACCGATAGAACACTGGACTGCCGAAGCTGGCCGAAGCTTCACCGAGGTGTTGGCCGATCCGCTGACACTTGGCACCAATGAAATCATTGAGCGAACTAGTTATGCACTTGCTGGCAGATTCGCTAGCATCGTGACACTTGATGAGGTTTTGTCGCGCTAA
- a CDS encoding DNA glycosylase AlkZ-like family protein, translated as MNFRWFAAAPIVLDAKDFDWALQLGKGANNSAIKVVEKLGVTRAEIEVLAESVLKTLNNSGPLDPQRLKTELGDAVRNLGEEGKRKGAATTLPTALGTLQTQGRIRRVPSNGRLDQQRYSYLAWDLPLSNLSDDQARNAIMAKYLAWTGGATLKQSQWFTAFTVAQSKAALADVGAIEHDGVWQLPADRESFEDFQPPTEEQIQLLAGTDGIALLKRNSAELLAAEDAEKSILGEKSLALQADLPDHPIFDRGTIIGLWQYDPGQQELVAWTFRKPSRAVKERLAEVESYIRDELGDFRSFSLDSPASRQKRIDALRDMRG; from the coding sequence ATGAACTTCCGGTGGTTCGCGGCTGCACCTATAGTCCTGGACGCCAAGGATTTCGACTGGGCGCTCCAACTGGGTAAAGGCGCCAATAACTCCGCAATCAAAGTGGTGGAAAAACTTGGCGTCACTCGGGCAGAGATTGAGGTGCTCGCGGAATCGGTGCTGAAAACCCTCAACAACAGCGGCCCACTAGACCCGCAACGGCTCAAAACTGAGCTGGGTGACGCCGTGCGCAACCTTGGTGAGGAGGGCAAACGAAAAGGTGCCGCCACCACGCTGCCTACAGCCTTGGGTACGCTGCAGACCCAAGGCCGAATCCGGCGAGTACCGAGCAACGGTCGGCTAGATCAGCAGCGATACTCTTATCTGGCTTGGGACTTGCCTTTGAGTAACCTCAGTGATGATCAAGCGCGCAACGCAATAATGGCTAAGTATCTGGCCTGGACCGGTGGCGCGACGCTCAAACAAAGTCAATGGTTCACCGCTTTCACCGTTGCGCAGTCCAAAGCGGCGCTCGCGGACGTTGGTGCAATTGAGCACGACGGGGTGTGGCAGCTCCCAGCCGACCGCGAATCCTTCGAGGATTTCCAGCCGCCAACCGAGGAGCAGATCCAGTTGCTTGCCGGCACTGATGGCATTGCCTTGCTCAAGCGTAACTCCGCCGAGCTGCTGGCCGCCGAGGACGCGGAAAAGTCGATTCTTGGCGAAAAGTCGTTAGCTCTGCAGGCGGATTTACCCGATCATCCAATTTTTGATCGTGGCACCATTATTGGGCTGTGGCAATATGATCCGGGCCAACAGGAGCTTGTCGCGTGGACCTTCCGGAAACCCAGCCGTGCCGTGAAAGAACGCCTCGCGGAAGTAGAGAGCTATATTCGCGATGAACTGGGTGATTTCCGCTCATTCAGCTTAGATTCGCCAGCATCGCGGCAGAAGCGGATTGACGCCTTGCGGGATATGCGCGGCTAA
- a CDS encoding SRPBCC family protein has product MSHSANGSIERTAEGGLVRFDRLLAFSIEDVWAAITEPARLSDWWPPFTAEITVDLRVGGKLVFVWPDTDFPTFEFTITGLEVPRLLEHTHASPGAWMRWELESTPEGTRLLATYFIPNQNVEMAIERGDIVGLHHSLDRLEPALSGHPAPWDNDAFDEIRAGYAKVENA; this is encoded by the coding sequence ATGAGCCACAGTGCCAATGGCAGCATCGAGCGCACCGCTGAAGGCGGCCTCGTTCGTTTTGACCGCTTGCTTGCGTTCTCCATCGAAGATGTTTGGGCGGCAATTACCGAACCCGCTCGTCTGAGCGACTGGTGGCCGCCGTTCACTGCGGAGATCACTGTCGATCTTCGCGTGGGCGGCAAGTTGGTATTTGTCTGGCCAGACACAGACTTCCCAACTTTTGAGTTCACCATCACTGGCCTTGAGGTGCCAAGGCTGCTTGAGCACACCCACGCCAGCCCGGGGGCTTGGATGCGCTGGGAGCTTGAGTCGACGCCGGAAGGTACCAGGCTGCTGGCTACCTACTTCATCCCGAATCAAAATGTGGAGATGGCTATTGAGCGTGGCGACATAGTGGGTCTGCACCATTCGCTCGATCGGCTTGAGCCAGCGCTTTCCGGGCACCCAGCGCCTTGGGACAATGACGCATTCGACGAAATACGTGCAGGCTACGCAAAGGTTGAGAACGCCTGA
- a CDS encoding ArsR/SmtB family transcription factor, which produces MRSNSVLEAIAEPTRRRILDAIRTGERSVGDLVEIVGMHQPGISRHLKVLRDSGLVEVRQDAQRRLYRLRAEPLKELDQWLEPYRLEWAGRLDALEQHLERTSQPIRPISNNQSTKESS; this is translated from the coding sequence ATGAGATCGAACAGCGTGCTAGAAGCTATTGCCGAACCAACTCGGCGACGCATTCTCGATGCCATCCGCACGGGTGAGCGATCGGTTGGCGATCTTGTGGAGATTGTCGGAATGCACCAACCAGGCATTTCCCGGCACCTCAAAGTGCTTCGAGACTCGGGGCTTGTTGAGGTGCGCCAAGATGCGCAACGCCGGCTCTACCGTCTGCGCGCAGAACCATTGAAAGAGCTGGATCAGTGGCTTGAGCCGTATCGGCTGGAATGGGCTGGCCGCTTAGACGCCTTGGAACAACATCTAGAACGCACCTCTCAACCGATTAGACCAATATCTAACAATCAATCAACAAAGGAGTCATCATGA
- a CDS encoding VOC family protein: protein MRIQRTSIFVEDQEMALQFYANILGFEKKFDVPLGENRWLTLVSPEDPDGTELLLEPNRHPVVKAYQEGLAAEGIPCAAFAVENVVAEFERLTALGVRFQQDPLEMGPVTTAVFDDTCGNLIQILHNN from the coding sequence ATGAGAATTCAACGCACAAGCATCTTCGTCGAGGACCAGGAAATGGCGCTGCAGTTTTACGCAAATATTCTTGGGTTCGAGAAAAAATTTGATGTCCCGCTCGGTGAAAATCGCTGGCTCACCCTAGTCTCACCGGAGGATCCGGACGGCACTGAACTGCTGTTAGAACCGAACCGTCACCCGGTAGTCAAGGCTTACCAAGAAGGCCTCGCAGCGGAGGGCATCCCGTGCGCTGCTTTTGCCGTCGAAAACGTCGTTGCGGAATTTGAGCGCTTAACTGCTCTGGGCGTGCGCTTCCAGCAAGATCCCCTCGAAATGGGGCCGGTCACCACCGCAGTCTTTGACGACACTTGCGGAAATCTGATTCAGATCCTGCATAACAACTGA
- a CDS encoding YcnI family protein — translation MKKNSQKTALKTTMVAVATAGLMGLGAAAASAHVSVSASSTASNSYSLLTFSVPHGCSGSATTKIAISLPENIDDATPTVNPNWVASKVTTKLAQPKTLENGSQVTEKTSQVVYTVKTPLDPAQRDALVLSLKLPDASGSQLNFPVLRSCEKGETNWAQTVQPGQDHDAVKDPAPSITLTAAAAEDAHSGHSAPTPAAATQDSGSQAPGWIGLGAGIAGLLLGAFALFRTRNKASKTLDA, via the coding sequence ATGAAAAAGAACTCCCAGAAGACTGCCTTAAAAACCACGATGGTCGCAGTAGCGACCGCGGGGCTGATGGGCCTCGGTGCGGCGGCAGCGTCCGCACACGTGAGCGTCAGCGCCTCCAGCACCGCTTCGAATTCCTACTCGCTACTGACCTTTAGCGTCCCGCACGGCTGCAGTGGTTCCGCGACCACCAAAATCGCGATTTCACTGCCGGAAAATATTGACGACGCAACCCCTACCGTGAACCCTAATTGGGTTGCCAGCAAGGTCACTACCAAGTTGGCTCAACCGAAAACCTTGGAAAATGGCAGCCAGGTGACCGAAAAGACCAGTCAGGTCGTTTACACGGTGAAAACCCCCTTGGACCCGGCGCAACGCGATGCCTTGGTGCTCTCGCTGAAACTCCCAGATGCCAGCGGATCTCAGCTGAACTTCCCGGTTCTGCGAAGCTGCGAAAAGGGTGAGACTAACTGGGCGCAAACTGTACAGCCCGGCCAAGATCATGATGCGGTCAAAGATCCCGCACCATCGATCACCCTGACGGCCGCCGCTGCGGAAGATGCGCACAGTGGCCACAGTGCACCGACCCCCGCTGCCGCAACTCAAGATTCCGGATCGCAAGCTCCTGGCTGGATCGGGCTAGGGGCCGGAATTGCCGGGTTGTTATTGGGTGCATTTGCACTCTTCCGCACCCGTAACAAAGCTTCGAAGACGTTGGACGCCTAG
- a CDS encoding DUF4232 domain-containing protein produces MLSGTIGDGGAGAGHVFMKIIVKNSSDKPCTIDGYPGVSLVGNGNGTQLGAAADRDQNKPSKGPVLLAAGQSATADLQYSQASNYQSGCSQSQADGLRVYPPSATDALYIAQPLTACTENAVVLLQIGAFMAV; encoded by the coding sequence ATGCTCAGCGGCACGATTGGTGACGGTGGGGCCGGAGCTGGACACGTATTCATGAAAATCATCGTCAAGAATTCCTCGGATAAACCCTGCACGATTGACGGCTACCCGGGGGTATCACTCGTTGGGAATGGCAATGGTACGCAATTAGGAGCAGCAGCTGATCGCGATCAGAACAAGCCATCCAAAGGACCAGTTCTGCTTGCAGCCGGGCAAAGTGCTACTGCCGATCTGCAGTACTCTCAGGCGTCTAACTACCAAAGCGGCTGCAGTCAGTCACAGGCCGATGGCCTAAGGGTCTACCCGCCCAGCGCCACGGATGCGCTCTATATCGCCCAACCGCTCACTGCGTGCACCGAGAACGCTGTGGTGTTGTTGCAAATCGGCGCTTTCATGGCGGTCTGA
- a CDS encoding zinc finger domain-containing protein, translating to MEGSWHTYSRQETWRRPTYTARVILEAAEAVAVGFSLGFVHVVKPDELDLDYLGPDLLGPDWNPLEARNRLSAQLGRPIGLALLDQRNLAGIGNIYRNELCFLIGAHPLSAVEKVDLGRVVELAKRLLEANKNRKQRSTTGGPARADNASWVYGRARQPCRRCGSLIREDELEGRVIYFCPRCQPLAN from the coding sequence ATGGAAGGCAGCTGGCACACTTATTCTCGCCAGGAAACCTGGCGTCGCCCAACTTACACTGCCCGCGTCATCCTGGAGGCCGCAGAAGCAGTAGCAGTTGGGTTTTCGCTGGGATTTGTCCACGTGGTCAAGCCGGATGAACTCGATCTGGACTATTTGGGCCCAGATTTGCTGGGACCTGACTGGAACCCGCTAGAAGCCCGGAACCGACTTAGCGCCCAACTTGGCCGACCAATTGGCCTGGCATTGCTCGATCAACGGAATCTGGCCGGCATCGGAAATATTTATCGGAACGAATTGTGTTTTCTGATTGGCGCACATCCGCTCAGCGCAGTCGAAAAGGTTGACCTAGGCCGGGTAGTTGAGCTTGCTAAACGGCTGCTTGAAGCGAACAAAAATCGAAAGCAACGCAGCACCACCGGAGGTCCCGCCCGAGCAGATAATGCGAGCTGGGTTTATGGACGAGCTCGACAACCTTGCCGTCGTTGTGGGTCCCTCATTAGAGAAGACGAACTTGAGGGCCGAGTCATCTACTTCTGTCCGCGATGCCAACCCTTAGCCAACTAA
- a CDS encoding pseudouridine synthase: protein MESPLPVRNGVNATRLRLPEEGPWTTAMEYVLDRFNHVDPQGVVDRFERGEVQGLGGVVITPQTPLAEHTFLWYYRELPVENRLPVELDVLHQDDHLVVIDKPHFLPTTPGGMYVAESALVRLRVLLDLPDLVPIHRLDRMTAGILLFAVNPQTRGKYQLLFECRQVRKHYEAVASVREDLQLPLTIRSRLYKSRSYLLTQELAGEPNAETRVSLERSWPSADGPRGLYRLEPHSGKTHQLRVHMAALGMGILNDPFYPVLSEQAPDDYQKPLQLLARSLEFTDPISGHDVQHLSRLTLREVV from the coding sequence ATGGAATCTCCGCTCCCGGTGCGCAACGGCGTCAACGCGACCCGGCTCAGGCTGCCTGAAGAGGGTCCCTGGACGACGGCGATGGAATACGTTTTGGATCGCTTCAACCATGTGGACCCGCAGGGTGTAGTGGATCGTTTTGAACGCGGCGAGGTTCAAGGACTTGGCGGTGTGGTCATCACACCGCAGACGCCCTTGGCTGAGCACACTTTCCTTTGGTACTACCGCGAGCTCCCAGTGGAAAATCGGCTCCCAGTAGAACTGGATGTTTTGCACCAAGACGATCATCTGGTCGTTATTGATAAACCTCATTTCCTGCCGACAACGCCAGGCGGCATGTATGTTGCCGAATCCGCACTGGTGCGGTTAAGGGTGCTTTTAGATCTACCAGACCTGGTGCCGATCCACCGTCTAGACCGGATGACAGCAGGAATTCTGCTCTTCGCAGTCAATCCACAAACCCGAGGAAAATACCAACTGCTCTTTGAGTGCCGCCAAGTTCGCAAACATTATGAGGCCGTCGCATCCGTGCGTGAGGATCTGCAATTGCCGCTGACCATCCGGAGCCGACTGTACAAATCACGCAGCTATCTACTCACTCAGGAGCTTGCCGGTGAGCCCAACGCAGAAACTCGAGTTTCATTGGAACGGTCTTGGCCCAGTGCGGACGGCCCCCGCGGCCTTTACCGGCTTGAACCACATAGCGGCAAAACTCATCAATTACGCGTGCACATGGCCGCGCTAGGAATGGGCATTCTCAATGACCCGTTCTATCCCGTGTTAAGCGAACAAGCACCCGATGATTACCAAAAACCACTGCAATTACTGGCACGCAGCTTGGAATTCACTGACCCGATTTCCGGGCACGATGTGCAACATCTCAGCCGGCTAACCCTCCGCGAAGTCGTTTGA
- a CDS encoding DUF1684 domain-containing protein: protein MTLKSWEAFRAERNRTLPAPHGWLSLTSFQWLPETAATLDLIPGAWQADESGATVTAQAADGLILIAGNVPIDGTISAKLAENESLNWLRIGSVVIELAVRGGSYAIRTRDSSAATLQSFDGVPTFSYDPSFALSGSFEPFDAPTQRAIASANPRVPASVELAGEVHFELAGEHYRLLAQDTDDGYLVNFKDSTNGTETAGWRFLNVSKLEDGRLDLDFNYALNWPSGFSAFGTCPQPVPENSLPVRIEAGEKLL from the coding sequence ATGACCTTGAAATCTTGGGAAGCCTTTCGCGCCGAACGAAACCGAACCTTGCCCGCACCGCACGGCTGGCTGAGTCTTACATCATTTCAGTGGCTCCCGGAGACAGCTGCCACCCTGGACTTGATTCCGGGCGCTTGGCAAGCCGACGAAAGTGGGGCAACGGTCACCGCGCAGGCCGCAGACGGACTCATCCTGATAGCCGGTAATGTTCCGATCGACGGCACCATATCGGCAAAGCTAGCCGAAAACGAGTCACTCAATTGGCTACGAATTGGTTCAGTCGTGATCGAACTTGCCGTGCGCGGCGGCAGTTACGCAATCCGCACTAGGGACTCCAGCGCAGCCACGCTTCAATCGTTCGACGGCGTGCCCACTTTTAGTTACGACCCGAGTTTTGCGCTCAGTGGGAGCTTCGAGCCCTTCGATGCGCCTACACAACGCGCCATTGCCAGCGCCAATCCACGGGTACCGGCCAGTGTTGAGCTAGCCGGCGAAGTTCATTTCGAGCTTGCGGGCGAACATTACCGCTTGCTGGCTCAGGACACTGATGATGGCTACCTGGTGAATTTCAAGGATTCCACCAACGGAACCGAAACTGCCGGCTGGCGGTTCCTCAACGTCAGCAAACTCGAGGACGGCAGACTTGATCTTGATTTCAACTATGCCTTGAACTGGCCCAGCGGTTTCTCTGCTTTTGGCACCTGCCCACAGCCGGTGCCGGAAAACTCTCTGCCGGTGCGGATCGAAGCTGGTGAAAAGCTGCTCTAA